From one Populus alba chromosome 17, ASM523922v2, whole genome shotgun sequence genomic stretch:
- the LOC118038129 gene encoding putative UPF0481 protein At3g02645, whose translation MTGSSSSKFDEFQWVNTIRRTLERELEEDTYQIPVCIFTVPRTLMSSHPNFYTPHQLPLGPYHYWRPDLSEMESYKLSAARKLQNQFQSDNFQNLVEKLVKLEPKIRACYHKYLNLNAETLAWMMALDASFLLEFLQIYSVKENEVSLRVSSRMTHLLDYSKRKSAHYVILSDIVMMENQIPLFVLRKVLKFLLMSAESAHDMLISMLLGLCKELSPFKMVELEKTKVLEHSHLLDSLYDIMVPRVEELSIEITTEDVEENRSETEQENRSETEQENEGSGIDLNLVKSILSELWNTVSELNIGPMRCLKNASASMTSKLGFYWTILNELLNLSASNRGIEPENESSRNNQQLPPLAEEIAIPSVTQLSNTGVRFLPTKGNISTINFDTEKAIFYVPMISLDANSEFVFRNLVAYEISNASGPMIFARYIELMNGIIDTEEDVRLLREGGIIFNHLKSDQEVANLWNGMSKCKSIRLTKAPFLDKVIEDVNKYYNSRWKVKIRKFMKHTVFCSWQFLTMLASILLLLLMAVESFCTVYKCIRII comes from the coding sequence ATGACAGGTTCTTCGAGCTCCAAATTCGACGAGTTTCAATGGGTCAATACCATCCGTCGAACGCTCGAAAGGGAACTTGAAGAAGATACTTATCAAATTCCGGTGTGCATTTTTACTGTCCCCAGAACCCTAATGTCTAGCCATCCCAACTTTTATACTCCACATCAACTTCCACTTGGTCCGTACCATTATTGGCGTCCAGATCTAAGTGAGATGGAGAGCTACAAGCTTTCGGCAGCAAGAAAACTCCAAAACCAATTTCAAAGCGACAACTTTCAGAATCTTGTCGAGAAATTGGTAAAGCTTGAACCAAAGATTCGGGCATGCTACCACAAGTACTTAAATCTCAATGCTGAGACACTAGCATGGATGATGGCTTTGGATGCTTCGTTTTTACTCGagtttcttcaaatttattccgtcaaagaaaatgaagtttcaTTGAGGGTTTCCTCGAGGATGACACATTTGCTTGATTATTCAAAGAGAAAATCGGCACATTATGTAATTCTCAGCGATATAGTGATGATGGAGAATCAAATTCCACTATTTGTACTGAGAAAGGTGCTTAAGTTTCTACTCATGTCAGCAGAATCAGCTCATGACATGCTGATTTCCATGTTACTAGGGTTATGTAAAGAGCTCTCTCCTTTCAAGATGGTAGAGTTGGAAAAGACTAAAGTCTTGGAGCATTCCCACTTGCTAGACTCTTTGTATGACATTATGGTGCCCAGAGTGGAAGAACTATCGATTGAGATAACAACTGAAGATGTCGAAGAAAATCGTTCTGAAACTGAGCAAGAAAATCGTTCTGAAACTGAGCAAGAAAACGAAGGATCTGGAATTGATTTGAATCTTGTGAAAAGTATTTTGAGCGAGCTCTGGAATACGGTTTCTGAACTAAACATAGGCCCAATGCGTTGCCTCAAGAACGCTTCAGCATCAATGACAAGCAAATTAGGATTTTACTGGACAATACTAAATGAACTTCTGAATCTATCAGCCTCAAATCGTGGCATTGAGCCAGAAAATGAGAGCTCCAGAAATAACCAGCAGCTGCCACCTTTGGCAGAAGAGATCGCAATTCCTTCAGTCACACAGCTCTCTAACACTGGTGTTCGTTTTTTACCTACCAAGGGTAACATCTCCACCATTAACTTCGACACGGAGAAAGCTATATTTTACGTCCCCATGATTAGTTTAGATGCAAACAGTGAGTTTGTCTTTAGAAACTTAGTGGCATATGAAATATCCAATGCATCAGGACCCATGATTTTTGCTCGGTACATTGAATTGATGAATGGGATTATTGACACCGAGGAAGATGTAAGATTGCTTAGAGAGGGAGGCATTATCTTCAACCACTTGAAGAGTGATCAAGAGGTGGCAAACCTATGGAACGGGATGAGCAAGTGCAAGTCCATTAGGCTGACAAAAGCTCCCTTCTTAGATAAGGTGATTGAAGATGTTAACAAGTATTACAACAGCCGATGGAAGGTCAAGATACGGAAATTTATGAAGCACACTGTGTTTTGTTCATGGCAGTTTCTCACGATGCTCGCTTCCATTCTGCTCTTGCTCTTAATGGCTGTGGAATCATTTTGCACAGTTTATAAATGCATTAGAATAATCTAA